A window of Gemmatimonadota bacterium contains these coding sequences:
- a CDS encoding DUF3365 domain-containing protein has translation MRVRRPSLIALLLANGVMTGTACARTAVPPVPDAATIARAQAAADSLGPDLMGMLLGELARGGPESAVAVCADSAQVRTARHSRDGLVVRRVGTRVRNPSNAPDSVERRLLAHFQTEQDAGRPMQQVAEVTRTADGAGWELRLVRPVVLLDRCTTCHGSAEEIPPAARALITARYPEDEAVGYRAGDLRGAVSVRVAMPAMR, from the coding sequence ATGCGCGTCCGCCGGCCATCTCTGATCGCCCTCCTGCTCGCCAACGGGGTCATGACGGGCACGGCCTGCGCGCGCACGGCGGTTCCGCCGGTGCCGGACGCCGCGACGATCGCGCGTGCGCAGGCCGCCGCCGACTCGCTCGGCCCGGACCTCATGGGGATGCTCCTCGGCGAGCTCGCGCGCGGAGGCCCGGAGTCCGCTGTGGCGGTCTGCGCCGATTCGGCGCAGGTACGCACCGCACGACACTCGCGCGACGGACTCGTGGTGCGCCGTGTCGGCACGCGCGTGCGCAATCCGTCCAACGCCCCCGACTCGGTCGAGCGGCGACTCCTCGCCCACTTCCAGACCGAGCAGGACGCCGGTCGCCCCATGCAGCAGGTCGCGGAGGTGACGCGCACCGCCGACGGCGCGGGATGGGAACTTCGGCTGGTGCGTCCCGTCGTCCTCCTCGACCGATGCACGACCTGTCACGGGAGCGCGGAAGAGATCCCTCCGGCCGCGCGGGCGCTCATCACCGCGAGGTACCCGGAGGACGAGGCCGTGGGATACCGCGCGGGCGACCTGCGCGGCGCGGTGAGCGTGCGTGTCGCGATGCCCGCGATGAGATGA
- a CDS encoding tRNA glutamyl-Q(34) synthetase GluQRS, protein MSDGVRRPALDLAPGFTTRFAPAPTGYLHLGHAVNAVWVWGIARAFGGRVLLRIEDHDRGRCHARYEHALLDDLDWLGLEPDGFGTDAFRTGPLAQRQSDGPERYAVHLSALEARGLAYACRCSRSEIARATAESGDTRYPGTCRAAAVARDSTPARRVVMRGGESERFDDLRLGPQSQDPDLQCGDVLVRDRAGNWTYQFAVVVDDLDQGVDVIIRGEDLLDSTGRQLRLARLLGRREAPRVLHHPLLRHPDGRKLSKSARDTGLRELRAAGRTRADILGLAAHVSGLASLPTPLGPESLADLFR, encoded by the coding sequence ATGAGCGATGGCGTTCGCAGACCCGCGCTCGACCTCGCACCCGGCTTCACCACGCGATTCGCGCCGGCACCGACGGGCTATCTGCACCTCGGGCACGCGGTGAATGCGGTCTGGGTGTGGGGCATCGCACGCGCGTTCGGAGGGCGCGTGCTGCTGCGCATCGAGGACCACGACCGCGGTCGGTGTCACGCGAGATACGAACACGCACTGCTCGATGATCTCGATTGGCTCGGCCTCGAACCCGACGGCTTCGGCACGGACGCCTTCCGCACGGGTCCGCTCGCGCAGCGACAGAGCGACGGCCCCGAACGATACGCCGTGCACCTCTCGGCGCTCGAGGCGCGCGGGCTCGCCTACGCCTGTCGCTGCTCCAGGTCGGAGATCGCGCGGGCGACCGCCGAGAGCGGCGACACGCGCTACCCTGGCACCTGCCGCGCTGCGGCCGTCGCCCGGGACTCGACGCCGGCACGCCGGGTCGTGATGCGCGGGGGGGAGAGCGAGCGCTTCGACGATCTCCGACTCGGGCCGCAGTCCCAGGACCCCGACCTCCAATGCGGCGACGTCCTGGTGCGCGACCGCGCCGGCAACTGGACGTACCAGTTCGCGGTGGTCGTGGATGACCTGGACCAGGGCGTCGACGTCATCATCCGTGGCGAGGATCTCCTCGACTCGACGGGGCGGCAACTCCGGCTGGCGCGCCTGCTCGGACGCCGGGAGGCACCGCGTGTGCTGCATCACCCGCTCCTGCGTCACCCGGATGGACGCAAGTTGAGCAAGAGCGCGCGCGACACCGGATTGCGTGAGCTGCGCGCCGCCGGACGCACGCGCGCCGACATCCTCGGGCTCGCGGCGCACGTGAGCGGCCTCGCATCCCTGCCGACGCCGCTCGGCCCAGAGTCGCTCGCGGACCTGTTCCGTTGA
- a CDS encoding divalent metal cation transporter, with translation MRAGLKSALIGASFLMATSAIGPGFLTQTAVFTEQLGPSFGFAILLSIVIDLVAQLNIWRVITVTGQRAGAIADAVAPGLGTVLALLVALGGLAFNVGNVAGAGLGLNVLAGVPVWLGAVLSAALAITLFLVKEAGRAMDRFTVALGFVLVALTAYVAVASAPPVGEALLRSVAPVSLDIVSIVTIVGGTVGGYITFAGAHRLVDAEVRGAEQVPAVTRSAVTAIGIASVMRIVLFLAALGVVSQGLRLDPANPSASVFRHATGEIGYRLAGLVMWAAAITSVVGAAYTSVSFLRGLHAALERHWPRVVIGFIAVSTLVFVLVGQPVKVLVLVGALNGLILPVGLLTMIIAAHRRAIVGAYRHPPLLSVLGVIVALVMAGAGAWWIRTALPKLLG, from the coding sequence ATGCGTGCCGGACTCAAGAGCGCACTGATCGGCGCCTCCTTCCTGATGGCCACCTCGGCCATCGGGCCGGGCTTCCTCACGCAGACCGCGGTCTTCACCGAGCAGCTCGGGCCGAGCTTCGGCTTCGCGATCCTTTTGAGCATCGTGATCGACCTGGTGGCGCAGCTCAACATCTGGCGCGTGATCACGGTGACCGGGCAGCGCGCGGGCGCCATCGCGGATGCGGTCGCGCCTGGGCTGGGCACGGTGCTCGCGCTCCTCGTCGCTCTCGGCGGACTCGCCTTCAACGTCGGCAACGTCGCCGGCGCCGGCCTCGGACTCAACGTGCTCGCCGGCGTGCCGGTCTGGCTCGGTGCGGTGCTGAGCGCGGCGCTCGCGATCACGCTCTTCCTCGTGAAGGAGGCCGGCCGCGCGATGGATCGTTTCACCGTCGCGCTCGGCTTCGTCCTCGTCGCGCTGACGGCGTACGTCGCGGTCGCCAGTGCGCCGCCCGTCGGCGAAGCGCTCCTGCGGAGCGTGGCGCCGGTGTCGCTCGACATCGTCTCCATCGTCACGATCGTCGGCGGCACCGTCGGCGGCTACATCACCTTCGCCGGTGCCCATCGCCTCGTCGATGCCGAGGTGCGCGGCGCGGAGCAGGTGCCGGCGGTCACTCGGAGCGCCGTGACGGCGATCGGCATAGCGTCCGTGATGCGGATCGTGCTGTTCCTCGCCGCGCTCGGGGTGGTGAGTCAGGGGCTGCGACTCGACCCGGCGAATCCGTCCGCCTCGGTGTTCCGCCACGCGACGGGGGAAATCGGCTATCGGCTCGCGGGACTCGTGATGTGGGCGGCGGCCATCACGTCGGTCGTCGGCGCGGCGTACACCTCGGTGAGCTTCCTCCGCGGACTCCACGCGGCGCTCGAGCGGCACTGGCCCCGCGTCGTCATCGGCTTCATCGCCGTCTCCACGCTCGTCTTCGTACTCGTCGGACAGCCGGTGAAGGTGCTGGTCCTCGTCGGCGCGCTCAACGGGCTCATCCTGCCGGTCGGACTGCTGACGATGATCATCGCGGCGCACCGGCGGGCGATCGTCGGGGCGTATCGCCACCCACCGCTGCTCTCCGTGTTGGGCGTCATCGTCGCGCTCGTGATGGCGGGTGCGGGCGCGTGGTGGATCCGGACCGCGTTGCCGAAGCTCCTCGGCTGA
- a CDS encoding FAD-binding oxidoreductase: MPQSLPDRPRWDDHDDLPLPTLPGDAEAELCVVGLGGTGLSCLTEALSLGATSVIGIDAVGVAAGAAGRNGGLLLSGTSEYHHDLVRQIGRERAVAITRLTNDEIQRIAAEVPDDVRFTGSLRIAASDDELADCEAQRDRMLVDGFPCDRYVGPEGRGLLIPTDAVMHPMRRCRRIAARALERGARLFGGTRAFELDAGVVRTDHGTIRARHVIVCVDGRLESLVPALQGTVRTARLQMLATAPAREVAFPRPVSTRHGYDYWQQLPDGCVLLGGGRDVAAEEEWTTDSTPSPTIQNYLTTLVHERLGVHAAITHRWGAAVSYSDSIMPLFRDLGEGVRVVGAFNGTGNVVGALLGRAAAQCARRGHSAIADPFTD, translated from the coding sequence ATGCCCCAGTCCCTCCCTGACCGTCCCCGATGGGACGACCACGACGACCTCCCCTTGCCGACGCTCCCGGGCGACGCTGAGGCGGAGCTGTGCGTCGTGGGCCTGGGGGGCACCGGCCTCTCCTGTCTCACGGAGGCGCTCTCCCTCGGCGCGACCTCGGTGATCGGCATCGACGCGGTCGGCGTCGCAGCGGGCGCCGCCGGACGGAACGGTGGACTCCTCCTATCCGGGACGTCGGAGTATCACCATGACCTCGTGCGGCAGATCGGACGGGAGCGCGCGGTCGCGATCACGCGGCTCACCAATGACGAGATCCAGCGGATCGCGGCCGAGGTCCCTGACGACGTTCGCTTCACGGGCTCGCTCCGCATCGCCGCGAGCGACGACGAGCTCGCCGATTGCGAGGCACAGCGCGACCGGATGCTCGTCGACGGATTCCCGTGCGACCGCTACGTCGGCCCCGAGGGACGCGGGCTCCTGATCCCGACCGATGCGGTGATGCACCCGATGCGCCGCTGTCGGCGCATCGCGGCGCGCGCGCTCGAACGGGGGGCGCGGCTCTTCGGCGGCACGCGCGCCTTCGAGCTCGACGCCGGGGTCGTGCGGACCGATCACGGCACCATCCGCGCGCGGCACGTCATCGTCTGCGTCGACGGACGGCTCGAGTCGCTCGTCCCGGCGCTGCAGGGGACGGTGCGCACGGCGCGGTTGCAGATGCTCGCCACCGCCCCCGCACGCGAGGTCGCGTTCCCGCGCCCGGTCTCGACGCGTCACGGATACGACTACTGGCAGCAGCTCCCCGATGGCTGTGTCCTCCTCGGTGGGGGACGCGATGTCGCCGCGGAGGAGGAGTGGACCACGGACTCGACCCCGAGCCCGACGATCCAGAACTACCTGACGACGCTGGTGCACGAACGACTGGGTGTGCACGCCGCGATCACCCATCGCTGGGGCGCGGCCGTCTCGTACTCGGATTCGATCATGCCGCTCTTCCGCGACCTCGGCGAGGGCGTCCGGGTCGTCGGGGCGTTCAACGGCACCGGCAATGTCGTCGGCGCGCTCCTCGGGCGTGCCGCCGCCCAGTGCGCGCGCCGCGGCCACTCCGCGATCGCCGACCCCTTCACCGACTGA
- a CDS encoding nucleoside deaminase, which produces MRWERPPLHELAVTLPSWVHSSVSYGRECRSDEERMRLTIRLARENIAHGTGGPFGAAVFERESGRLVAVGVNGVVRLNNATAHAEMLALQLAQRRIVSYSLGRDGQGAHELFTSCAPCSMCLGAVLWSGVSRVVCGAERADAERIALEDAPAFDESYAHLRARGVEIVTGLLRDEARAVLEEYRAKAGPVPHG; this is translated from the coding sequence ATGCGCTGGGAACGCCCACCCCTGCACGAACTCGCCGTCACGCTCCCGTCGTGGGTGCACTCGAGCGTGAGCTACGGCCGCGAGTGCCGCAGCGACGAGGAACGCATGCGGCTCACCATCCGTCTCGCGCGCGAGAACATCGCGCATGGCACCGGCGGTCCCTTCGGCGCGGCGGTCTTCGAGCGGGAGTCGGGACGGCTGGTGGCGGTCGGCGTGAACGGGGTGGTCCGGCTCAACAACGCCACCGCGCACGCCGAGATGCTCGCGCTCCAGCTCGCGCAACGACGCATCGTCTCGTACTCGCTCGGGCGAGACGGGCAGGGCGCGCACGAACTCTTCACCTCCTGCGCGCCCTGTTCGATGTGCCTGGGCGCGGTGCTCTGGAGCGGCGTGTCGCGCGTGGTCTGCGGGGCCGAGCGCGCCGATGCCGAGCGGATCGCGCTCGAGGATGCCCCGGCCTTCGACGAGAGCTACGCGCACCTCCGCGCGCGCGGCGTCGAGATCGTGACCGGCCTGCTCCGCGACGAGGCGCGCGCGGTGCTGGAGGAGTACCGGGCGAAGGCCGGCCCCGTCCCGCACGGCTGA
- a CDS encoding mechanosensitive ion channel family protein produces MRARVLPLLLALVARPAAAQGLFGPSSTPLQVAGAAVTVDSASPRVAVQDLLAAVRTNDLARAAARLDLADDALRARGPELARRLAVVLDVRLRLDADQVSPVAMGDTADGLARDREVIGEVAGPDGRAVPVALTRRTLDGGARWVFSAATVGQVDALFGALPDAWIREHLPAALRRTGPFDLQWWQWLALLTLLPLAALVGSLLAGPIQALLKRLVSRTETELDDVLVASVHGPIVLLIGVATSALLLYWIALPVGAETLIRDLQRATAVVAVFWILLRVIGVLQLALPSTEWGTSHPALRSLIPLGGRIARLLVLVAGLLTVIASFGYPIATILAGLGIGGIAVALGAQKTLEHFFGSVSIGIDQPFRVGDWVIIDGVEGEVEAIGLRSTRIRTLERTVVSIPNGRLADMRSENFGPRDRIRMRTEIGLEYATTATQVAQVRDGIEAMLRAHPLTWPGRVVVRFHRFSPSSIDLEVFCWVQTADVDEFRAVREAHYLGIMRIIEQAGARFAYPTQVVLQRPG; encoded by the coding sequence ATGCGCGCCCGCGTCCTTCCGCTCCTCCTCGCCCTCGTCGCACGGCCGGCGGCCGCGCAGGGGCTCTTCGGTCCCTCCAGCACTCCCCTGCAGGTCGCCGGGGCCGCGGTGACGGTGGACTCGGCCTCGCCGCGCGTCGCGGTACAGGACCTCCTCGCGGCCGTCCGGACGAACGATCTCGCCCGGGCCGCCGCGCGCCTCGATCTCGCGGATGATGCCCTGCGAGCGCGCGGCCCGGAGTTGGCGCGTCGGCTCGCGGTCGTGCTCGACGTGCGACTCCGGCTCGATGCCGACCAGGTCTCGCCCGTGGCGATGGGGGACACCGCCGACGGGCTCGCACGCGACCGCGAGGTGATCGGCGAGGTCGCGGGGCCGGATGGACGCGCGGTCCCGGTGGCGCTCACGCGCCGCACGCTGGATGGGGGGGCGCGCTGGGTCTTCTCGGCGGCGACGGTGGGCCAGGTCGACGCGCTGTTCGGCGCGCTTCCCGATGCCTGGATCCGCGAACACCTCCCGGCCGCGCTACGCCGCACCGGTCCGTTCGACCTCCAGTGGTGGCAATGGCTCGCGCTCCTCACGCTGCTCCCGCTCGCGGCGCTCGTGGGGTCCCTGCTCGCAGGGCCGATCCAGGCGCTGCTCAAGCGCCTCGTGAGCCGGACCGAGACCGAGCTCGATGATGTGCTCGTCGCCTCGGTGCACGGCCCCATCGTGCTGCTGATCGGCGTCGCGACGTCGGCGCTGCTGCTGTACTGGATCGCGTTGCCGGTGGGCGCGGAGACGCTCATCCGTGACCTGCAGCGCGCCACCGCGGTGGTCGCCGTCTTCTGGATCCTCCTCCGGGTGATCGGCGTGCTGCAGCTGGCCCTGCCCTCCACGGAGTGGGGGACCTCGCACCCGGCGTTGCGCTCGTTGATCCCACTCGGCGGACGGATCGCGCGGCTCCTCGTGCTGGTGGCTGGACTGCTGACGGTCATCGCCAGCTTCGGGTACCCGATCGCGACGATCCTCGCGGGGCTCGGGATCGGCGGCATTGCCGTGGCGCTAGGCGCGCAGAAGACGCTCGAGCACTTCTTCGGGTCGGTCTCCATCGGGATCGACCAGCCGTTCCGCGTGGGTGACTGGGTGATCATCGATGGCGTGGAAGGCGAAGTGGAGGCGATCGGCCTGCGCTCGACGCGGATCCGCACGCTCGAACGCACCGTGGTGAGCATCCCCAACGGGCGACTGGCGGACATGCGAAGCGAGAATTTCGGCCCGCGCGACCGTATTCGGATGCGGACCGAGATCGGGCTCGAGTACGCGACGACCGCGACGCAGGTCGCGCAGGTCCGCGATGGGATCGAGGCGATGCTTCGGGCGCATCCGCTGACCTGGCCGGGACGCGTCGTCGTGCGGTTCCACCGCTTCTCGCCGTCGTCGATCGACCTCGAGGTCTTCTGCTGGGTGCAGACCGCCGATGTCGACGAGTTCCGCGCGGTCCGCGAGGCGCACTACCTCGGGATCATGCGGATCATCGAGCAGGCGGGCGCCCGCTTCGCCTACCCCACGCAGGTGGTGCTGCAGCGGCCCGGCTGA
- a CDS encoding acyl-CoA dehydrogenase family protein, protein MAASANTPHLADPDKNPSFTRGVFQGEIREDLVFPFPEPSSEDREALTQILDAFRSWAKDTLDPHQLDHDGRFPDAVRQGMAELGLMGLNIPEAYGGFGASTLVFSRVFGEIGAHDAALAVYFGAHQSIGIKGIILFGTEAQKQQWLPRCASGELIGAFCLTEAGSGSDAQAMRTTAVPSADGRTYTLNGTKIWISNAGYAGVFTVFAKVPVTVDGKEKQRVTAFIVDAHAPGISLGKIEEKMGIKASDTRTVTFENVQVPAENLLGEIGGGFKIALEILNSGRLGLSAGSSRGTREMMKLAIDYAKQREQFGKPIGQFEMIQKKIALAAADCYAADAGWMLCAGMVDRGGVDFSLETAACKIYASELAFRTASEAMQIAGGLGYSKEYPYERALRDSRINMIFEGTNEILRALIALMGLQQPGEELKAVGKAFKDPLHSIGAISSYLTGRVKRTLVKPEFSKVHALLADEADAVAENIHGLALAVEKALIEHGKAIIERQMLQERMANAAIDIYLATAVLSRCTAAIAKHGEQGAAADLDAARLFIPMAMRRTRRAIRALERNADEVMRALAQRALETGDLTVPTPTDVA, encoded by the coding sequence ATGGCCGCCTCCGCGAACACGCCGCATCTCGCCGACCCCGACAAGAACCCGTCCTTCACGCGCGGCGTCTTCCAGGGCGAGATCCGCGAGGACCTCGTCTTCCCGTTCCCCGAGCCGAGCAGCGAGGACCGCGAGGCCCTGACGCAGATCCTCGACGCTTTCCGCAGCTGGGCGAAGGACACCCTCGACCCGCATCAGCTCGACCACGACGGCCGGTTCCCCGACGCCGTGCGGCAGGGGATGGCGGAGCTCGGGCTGATGGGCCTCAACATCCCCGAGGCGTACGGCGGCTTCGGCGCGTCGACGCTCGTCTTCTCGCGCGTCTTCGGCGAGATCGGCGCGCACGACGCGGCCCTCGCCGTGTACTTCGGCGCGCACCAGAGCATCGGCATCAAGGGCATCATCCTGTTCGGCACCGAGGCCCAGAAGCAGCAGTGGCTCCCGCGCTGCGCCAGCGGCGAGCTCATCGGGGCCTTCTGCCTCACCGAGGCCGGCTCCGGCTCCGACGCGCAGGCGATGCGCACCACGGCCGTCCCCTCGGCCGACGGGCGGACCTACACGCTCAACGGCACGAAGATCTGGATCTCCAATGCGGGCTATGCAGGCGTGTTCACCGTCTTCGCGAAGGTCCCGGTCACCGTCGACGGCAAGGAGAAGCAGCGAGTCACGGCCTTCATCGTCGACGCGCACGCTCCCGGCATCTCCCTGGGCAAGATCGAGGAGAAGATGGGGATCAAGGCGAGCGACACCCGCACGGTGACGTTCGAGAACGTGCAGGTGCCGGCCGAGAACCTGCTCGGCGAGATCGGTGGCGGTTTCAAGATCGCGCTCGAGATTCTCAACTCGGGGCGCCTCGGCCTCTCGGCCGGATCGTCTCGGGGCACGCGCGAGATGATGAAGCTCGCGATCGACTACGCCAAGCAGCGCGAGCAGTTCGGCAAGCCGATCGGGCAGTTCGAGATGATCCAGAAGAAGATCGCGCTCGCGGCCGCCGACTGTTATGCCGCCGACGCGGGGTGGATGCTCTGCGCCGGGATGGTCGATCGCGGTGGCGTCGACTTCTCGCTCGAGACCGCGGCCTGCAAGATCTACGCGTCGGAGCTCGCCTTCCGCACCGCGAGCGAGGCGATGCAGATCGCCGGCGGCCTCGGCTACTCCAAGGAGTACCCGTACGAGCGCGCGCTGCGCGATTCGCGCATCAACATGATCTTCGAGGGCACCAACGAGATCCTCCGGGCCCTCATCGCGCTCATGGGACTCCAGCAGCCGGGCGAGGAGCTCAAGGCGGTCGGCAAGGCCTTCAAGGACCCGCTCCACTCCATCGGCGCGATCTCGAGCTATCTCACCGGCCGCGTGAAGCGCACGCTCGTGAAGCCCGAGTTCTCGAAGGTGCACGCCCTCCTCGCCGACGAGGCGGACGCGGTGGCCGAGAACATCCACGGGCTCGCGCTCGCGGTGGAGAAGGCGCTCATCGAGCACGGCAAGGCCATCATCGAGCGGCAGATGCTGCAGGAGCGGATGGCGAACGCGGCGATCGACATCTACCTCGCCACGGCGGTGCTCTCGCGGTGCACGGCCGCGATCGCCAAGCACGGCGAGCAGGGGGCCGCGGCCGACCTCGACGCCGCCCGGCTCTTCATCCCGATGGCGATGCGTCGGACGCGGCGCGCCATCCGCGCGCTCGAGCGCAACGCCGACGAGGTCATGCGCGCGCTCGCGCAGCGCGCGCTCGAGACCGGCGACCTCACCGTGCCCACGCCCACCGACGTCGCGTGA
- a CDS encoding acyltransferase yields MRAVSIVLVLFSHLLGTRGFPVTATPLLDLGDLGVRIFFVLSGFLITGLLLKEWDRTAKIDLRAFYIRRTLRIFPAFYVYLAVLALAGPISLRDGDLLRAATYTINYSTTHDWLVGHAWSLAVEEQFYLTWPLLLLWLTPVRAPRAAVAAIVLAPVMRVLLMALPDGTIGLQAYVGASFETMVDAIATGALLALVRDRLWTWAPYRRLVGSGWALLLPVVGLAAGSLRWWGPWVSPRVEWVLSGLFAAVGLTLLNLCIAMIVDRVVRLHDGPLGRLLNQRHVAFLGTLSYSVYIWQQLFLDRHTDAWYARFPQNILFVLAAALLSYHLVEQPVLRWRDRLMRPART; encoded by the coding sequence ATGCGTGCCGTCTCGATCGTGCTGGTCTTGTTCAGCCATCTCCTCGGGACCCGCGGCTTCCCCGTCACCGCGACGCCGCTGCTCGACCTCGGCGACCTCGGCGTGCGCATCTTCTTCGTGCTCTCGGGCTTCCTCATCACGGGCCTTCTGCTCAAGGAGTGGGACAGGACCGCCAAGATCGACCTGCGCGCCTTCTACATCCGTCGCACGCTCCGGATATTCCCGGCGTTCTACGTCTATCTCGCGGTCCTCGCGCTCGCCGGCCCGATCAGCCTGCGTGACGGCGACCTCCTCCGCGCGGCGACCTACACGATCAACTACTCCACCACGCACGACTGGCTCGTCGGGCACGCCTGGTCGCTCGCGGTCGAGGAGCAGTTCTACCTCACCTGGCCGCTCCTGCTGCTCTGGCTCACACCGGTGCGCGCGCCGCGCGCCGCGGTCGCAGCGATCGTGCTCGCGCCCGTCATGCGTGTGCTGCTCATGGCGCTGCCCGATGGCACCATCGGCCTGCAGGCGTATGTCGGCGCGTCGTTCGAGACGATGGTCGACGCGATCGCGACCGGGGCGCTTCTGGCGCTCGTGCGCGACCGGCTCTGGACCTGGGCGCCGTACCGGCGCCTCGTCGGCTCGGGATGGGCACTACTGCTACCGGTGGTCGGACTCGCCGCCGGGAGCCTCCGGTGGTGGGGCCCCTGGGTCTCCCCGCGCGTCGAGTGGGTGCTCAGTGGCCTCTTTGCCGCCGTCGGGCTCACCCTGTTGAATCTCTGCATCGCGATGATTGTCGACCGCGTCGTCCGCCTGCACGACGGACCGCTCGGCCGTCTGCTCAATCAGCGACACGTCGCGTTCCTCGGAACGTTGAGCTACTCCGTGTACATTTGGCAGCAGCTCTTCCTCGACCGGCACACCGACGCGTGGTACGCGCGGTTCCCGCAGAACATCCTGTTCGTCCTCGCGGCAGCGCTGCTGTCGTATCACCTCGTCGAGCAGCCGGTCCTCCGGTGGCGCGACCGTCTCATGCGTCCCGCGCGAACCTGA
- a CDS encoding ABC-F family ATP-binding cassette domain-containing protein, producing MTLLSCSNVGISFGATELLKNITFTVAEGERWGIIGRNGAGKTSIFKVITGDLPPTVGSVARRPGLRHALLDQHRAFEGATTVWQAAAAAWREVIALEQRIAEQAIELGELGEKVTDEFLERFGHDQERFADLGGYVYHARVDAVLQGLGFDAEESKSRLVSSLSGGERGRVGLAAQLIAPADLLLLDEPTNHLDLDTTTWLQEWLAEANETVIVVSHDRAFLDAICSHILHVEARTSEWYKGNYSQFVPQRAERRLTRERELERQRAYVKKEEEYIRRNLAGVNSFQAKGKRKRLERLPRLAPPPGDPAAMNLRFEPAERGGDQVVSVKDLRVEVPGRVLVNDFTGVIRRNDFIALVGPNGAGKSSFISTLLGDRAPAAGETRIGGSITPAWFRQDLADLPLRKSLMDAILDQRPLWSRGSVQNHLGAFGFSGDEVFREISSLSGGERARMALALITLSHANLLVLDEPTNHLDVENIEALEDALDEYEGTVLLVSHDRAFLREVATRVWAFDGTRLVDFDGPFVEWEEDRAHRAARATRADAEAAEVKRQQEKERAKKNAASQEGDHAARRARKRAADDAEAAVQRHEARIAEVEAQLGDADLYDGSPEGAKKAAQLDKELARLRKALDQAMAAWAEATEQS from the coding sequence GTGACCCTGCTCTCCTGCTCCAACGTCGGCATCTCGTTCGGTGCGACGGAACTCCTCAAGAACATCACCTTCACCGTCGCCGAGGGCGAGCGGTGGGGCATCATCGGCCGAAATGGCGCCGGCAAGACCTCGATCTTCAAGGTCATCACCGGCGACCTGCCGCCGACGGTCGGGAGCGTGGCGCGCCGCCCCGGGCTGCGGCACGCGCTCCTCGACCAGCACCGCGCCTTCGAGGGCGCGACGACCGTCTGGCAGGCCGCGGCGGCCGCCTGGCGCGAGGTCATCGCGCTCGAGCAGCGCATCGCCGAGCAGGCCATCGAGCTCGGCGAGCTCGGCGAGAAGGTCACCGACGAGTTCCTCGAGCGCTTCGGGCACGACCAGGAGCGCTTCGCGGACCTCGGCGGCTATGTCTACCACGCGCGTGTCGACGCCGTGCTCCAAGGTCTCGGCTTCGATGCCGAGGAGTCGAAGTCGCGGCTCGTCTCGTCGCTCTCCGGCGGCGAGCGCGGACGTGTGGGTCTCGCCGCGCAGCTCATCGCTCCCGCCGACCTGCTCCTGCTTGACGAGCCGACGAACCATCTCGACCTCGACACGACCACCTGGCTCCAGGAGTGGCTCGCCGAGGCGAACGAGACGGTCATCGTCGTCTCGCATGATCGTGCCTTCCTCGACGCCATCTGCTCGCACATCCTGCACGTGGAGGCGCGCACGAGCGAGTGGTACAAGGGCAACTACAGCCAATTCGTCCCGCAGCGCGCCGAGCGCCGCCTCACCCGCGAGCGCGAGCTCGAGCGGCAGCGCGCGTACGTCAAGAAGGAGGAGGAGTACATCCGGCGGAACCTCGCGGGTGTCAACTCCTTCCAGGCCAAGGGCAAGCGCAAGCGCCTCGAGCGGCTGCCGCGCCTCGCGCCGCCGCCCGGCGACCCCGCCGCGATGAACCTCCGCTTCGAGCCCGCAGAGCGCGGAGGGGACCAGGTCGTCTCGGTGAAGGACCTTCGCGTCGAAGTCCCCGGTCGCGTCCTCGTCAATGACTTCACCGGCGTCATCCGCCGGAACGACTTCATCGCCCTCGTCGGCCCCAACGGCGCCGGCAAGTCCTCCTTCATCTCCACGCTGCTCGGCGATCGTGCGCCGGCGGCCGGGGAGACGAGGATCGGGGGCTCGATCACGCCCGCCTGGTTCCGTCAGGACCTCGCCGACCTCCCGCTCCGGAAGTCGCTGATGGACGCGATCCTCGACCAGCGACCACTCTGGAGCCGCGGATCGGTGCAGAACCACCTCGGCGCCTTCGGCTTCAGCGGGGACGAGGTCTTCCGAGAGATCAGCTCGCTGAGCGGCGGCGAGCGCGCGCGCATGGCCCTCGCGCTCATCACGCTCTCGCACGCGAACCTCCTCGTCCTCGACGAGCCCACGAATCACCTCGACGTCGAGAATATCGAGGCGCTCGAGGATGCCCTCGACGAGTACGAGGGCACCGTCCTCCTCGTGAGCCACGACCGCGCCTTCCTCCGCGAGGTCGCCACGCGCGTGTGGGCGTTCGACGGCACCCGCCTCGTCGATTTCGACGGCCCGTTCGTCGAGTGGGAGGAGGACCGGGCGCATCGCGCGGCGAGGGCGACCCGCGCCGACGCAGAAGCCGCCGAGGTGAAGCGCCAACAGGAGAAGGAGCGCGCGAAGAAGAACGCCGCATCACAGGAGGGGGATCACGCCGCGCGTCGCGCCCGCAAGCGCGCGGCGGACGATGCCGAAGCGGCGGTGCAGCGTCACGAGGCGCGCATCGCCGAGGTGGAGGCGCAACTTGGCGACGCGGACCTCTACGACGGCTCGCCCGAGGGTGCGAAGAAGGCCGCGCAGCTGGACAAGGAGCTGGCGCGCCTGCGTAAGGCACTCGACCAGGCGATGGCGGCATGGGCCGAGGCAACGGAACAGTCCTGA